From Terriglobia bacterium, one genomic window encodes:
- a CDS encoding lactonase family protein, with product MYSLRAIQNRLMVGVAMFISVFSLSVQAVVHDAGNTTIPNRVYVMSNLGTGNTVLVYDRADDGALTFVQEVSTGGLGSGAGELPPPLPPFPGPIPLDSQDALIKTQDGRFLIAVNAGSNDLSVLAINAAGLILVDKVPSNGSFPVSVTEHGGLVYVANAGQTPDEFPGAFPTIAGFRLNGDGALHPIPGSRRTAGPADASAADIVFSPNGQILVMTELNGNAVDVFRMGNDGRPVDEIRMPANSRTPFGAEFTRGNILALVETNDTSRRLAVDQGTSMSSYRMADDGTLVPVSKAVLSGETAACWIRFTPDGQFAFAINAGSGSISTFRLAADGSLSLVNAVTVDTGGPFSLPIDADITADGKFLYVAAALDGLNGVPRIPLPINVANIQVYRIGVDGSLTLVSKTTGVPFTTEGVVAH from the coding sequence ATGTACTCGTTACGAGCCATTCAAAATAGGCTGATGGTGGGTGTGGCCATGTTCATTTCCGTTTTTTCTCTGAGCGTCCAGGCCGTGGTCCATGATGCAGGGAATACGACAATTCCCAACAGGGTTTATGTCATGTCAAACCTGGGCACGGGCAACACCGTGCTTGTGTATGATCGCGCCGATGATGGTGCACTGACATTTGTTCAGGAAGTCTCCACCGGCGGTTTGGGGAGCGGAGCCGGCGAGCTCCCTCCGCCATTACCGCCTTTCCCCGGGCCGATTCCATTGGATTCTCAGGATGCGCTCATCAAAACCCAGGACGGCCGGTTCCTGATCGCAGTGAACGCAGGCAGTAATGATCTCTCTGTTCTGGCAATCAACGCCGCTGGATTGATCCTGGTCGATAAGGTTCCTTCCAACGGCAGCTTCCCGGTCAGCGTGACTGAGCACGGCGGTCTCGTGTATGTCGCCAACGCCGGCCAGACACCCGATGAATTCCCCGGCGCGTTCCCGACGATTGCCGGCTTCCGCCTGAATGGAGATGGCGCCCTGCATCCGATTCCCGGTTCCAGAAGGACCGCAGGGCCAGCAGACGCCAGCGCCGCCGACATCGTGTTCAGTCCCAACGGCCAGATCCTGGTCATGACGGAGCTGAATGGAAATGCGGTGGATGTATTCCGTATGGGAAATGACGGCCGCCCGGTGGACGAAATCAGAATGCCCGCGAACAGCCGTACGCCTTTCGGCGCAGAATTTACCCGCGGGAACATTCTGGCGCTTGTGGAAACAAACGATACTTCGCGCCGCCTGGCCGTAGATCAGGGTACCAGCATGTCGTCTTATCGCATGGCCGATGACGGTACCCTTGTACCGGTCAGTAAAGCGGTTCTCAGCGGTGAAACCGCGGCCTGCTGGATACGTTTCACTCCGGACGGTCAGTTTGCATTTGCCATCAATGCCGGCAGCGGTTCCATCTCAACGTTCAGGCTTGCCGCTGATGGAAGCCTTTCACTGGTCAACGCGGTCACGGTTGATACCGGAGGTCCGTTCAGCCTGCCCATCGATGCCGACATTACGGCTGATGGCAAATTCCTTTACGTTGCCGCCGCTCTGGACGGTCTGAATGGCGTGCCTCGCATTCCCCTGCCCATCAATGTTGCTAATATCCAGGTGTACCGGATTGGCGTTGATGGTTCCCTCACACTGGTCAGCAAAACCACAGGTGTTCCGTTTACTACAGAAGGTGTTGTGGCCCACTAA
- a CDS encoding lactonase family protein, with the protein MKVLRSISGPLAAIVLLLVIAENGHAYGQTLLNQQRVYVMANRADGNTILVYHRTAEGDLSLIAEVSTGGLGSGPGELPAPFPIGIPAGNPLTTQDNLVLTENGRFLLTVNAGSNDISVLAVTNDGLELVDRAPSGGDVPVSIAQHGKLVYVINEGELSADELGKVPSMTGYFIDQNGHLTPIPNSFRITGSPDAQPAELLFSPDGNWLFITDKFAETFIHVLQVNGDGTTQDVRNYVANVPAPFGAAFTHDHILAVTEANAKFINGQRAGVPNGASVSTYQFNPKDGTMTPISLSVGTLQTVSSYIRFTPDGRFAFVSGKGSGAMSSFTVSPNGEITLLQSTAALTGGTFSEPIDEDITPDGKFLYVVTPMAALGNTFFLPIPSNAAAVMGYRIGEDGSLTPVTRVDGLPLSAVGVVAR; encoded by the coding sequence ATGAAGGTACTTAGAAGCATTTCCGGACCACTTGCCGCAATTGTTCTGTTGCTGGTGATTGCGGAGAATGGCCATGCCTATGGCCAAACACTGCTCAACCAGCAGCGAGTTTATGTGATGGCCAATCGTGCCGACGGCAATACTATCCTCGTATACCATCGAACCGCTGAAGGAGATTTGAGCCTGATCGCAGAGGTCTCCACGGGCGGATTGGGCAGCGGCCCTGGCGAACTTCCCGCGCCCTTCCCGATCGGAATCCCGGCAGGAAATCCTCTTACGACCCAAGATAACCTGGTTTTGACCGAGAATGGCCGCTTCCTGCTCACCGTCAATGCGGGCAGCAATGACATTTCCGTTCTTGCAGTTACAAATGATGGTCTGGAACTGGTGGACAGAGCTCCTTCCGGGGGCGATGTTCCGGTAAGTATCGCTCAACATGGGAAGCTGGTTTATGTAATCAATGAAGGTGAGCTTTCCGCGGACGAGCTTGGAAAAGTGCCCAGCATGACTGGATACTTCATCGACCAGAATGGCCATCTGACACCCATTCCCAATTCTTTCCGGATTACCGGCAGTCCCGATGCGCAGCCGGCCGAACTGCTTTTCAGCCCGGACGGCAACTGGCTGTTCATTACCGATAAGTTCGCGGAAACCTTTATTCATGTGCTGCAAGTGAACGGGGATGGCACCACGCAGGATGTAAGAAATTATGTGGCCAACGTTCCTGCTCCTTTTGGGGCGGCTTTCACCCATGACCATATCCTGGCCGTTACTGAAGCCAATGCCAAATTCATCAATGGACAACGCGCGGGCGTGCCGAACGGCGCGAGTGTGTCTACTTATCAATTCAATCCCAAAGATGGGACCATGACGCCGATCAGCCTGTCGGTGGGAACCTTGCAGACGGTGTCTTCTTACATCCGGTTTACGCCGGACGGACGCTTTGCATTTGTCTCTGGCAAAGGCAGCGGCGCCATGTCCTCGTTCACCGTTTCGCCCAATGGAGAGATAACACTGCTTCAATCCACCGCAGCTCTTACCGGAGGCACATTCAGTGAGCCTATCGATGAGGACATTACGCCGGATGGCAAATTCCTGTACGTAGTAACCCCAATGGCAGCACTGGGCAATACTTTTTTTCTCCCCATCCCGTCCAATGCCGCCGCTGTTATGGGCTATCGCATCGGCGAGGATGGGTCCCTGACGCCAGTCACCAGGGTCGACGGACTTCCTCTCTCGGCCGTTGGTGTTGTAGCGCGCTAG
- a CDS encoding haloalkane dehalogenase, whose amino-acid sequence MINPQISSSDVHPRQRVVVLDTEISYVDTGKGDPIVFLHGNPTSSYLWRNVIPYLSDMGRCLAPDMVGMGKSGKSPGKAYRFLDHAHYLDAWFEALNVTSNVTLVMHDWGSAVGFHRTARYPDQIKAIAYMEAIAMPRDWDDFREAAPLFRALRSEKGEQMVLDGNFFVETILPRGMFRKLTDEEMAAYRAPFREREDRLPTLVWPRQIPIQGEPADVHAIVESYGKAMSQSQIPKLFIAGDPGAIVRGRTLEFCRTWPNQREVTVKGVHFLQEDSPQEIGTALREFLQTLAQR is encoded by the coding sequence ATGATTAATCCTCAAATCAGTTCGTCGGATGTTCATCCAAGGCAACGGGTCGTAGTGCTCGACACCGAGATAAGTTATGTCGACACCGGAAAGGGAGACCCGATTGTATTTCTGCATGGAAACCCCACATCTTCTTACCTGTGGCGAAACGTCATCCCTTATCTTAGCGACATGGGACGCTGCCTGGCGCCCGACATGGTGGGGATGGGAAAATCCGGGAAGTCGCCGGGCAAGGCGTACCGGTTTCTTGATCATGCCCATTACCTCGATGCCTGGTTTGAGGCGTTGAATGTGACAAGCAATGTGACCCTGGTGATGCATGATTGGGGCTCCGCAGTTGGGTTCCACAGAACCGCGCGTTATCCCGACCAGATCAAGGCTATCGCGTATATGGAAGCCATCGCCATGCCCCGCGATTGGGACGACTTCCGCGAGGCTGCTCCGCTTTTTCGGGCTCTGCGCTCGGAAAAGGGCGAGCAGATGGTGCTCGACGGAAATTTCTTTGTGGAAACCATCCTGCCCCGCGGCATGTTCCGTAAATTGACCGACGAGGAGATGGCCGCCTACCGCGCCCCGTTCCGCGAAAGAGAGGACAGGTTGCCGACGCTGGTTTGGCCGCGCCAGATCCCCATCCAGGGCGAACCCGCCGATGTTCACGCCATCGTCGAGAGCTACGGCAAGGCGATGTCGCAAAGCCAGATACCCAAGCTCTTCATCGCCGGCGACCCCGGAGCCATCGTTCGCGGACGCACCCTTGAATTCTGCCGCACCTGGCCCAACCAGCGCGAAGTCACGGTCAAAGGCGTGCACTTCCTGCAAGAAGATTCTCCGCAGGAGATCGGAACTGCCTTGCGGGAATTCCTGCAAACCCTGGCTCAGCGTTGA
- a CDS encoding MarR family transcriptional regulator: MKSLPNPAAEQGGHAERKLKSPSLQQEVVIEILRTAAYVRRFGMHVFEQHDITNQQYNVLRILRGADPGGLPTLDIAERMIEQTPGITRLLDRLEMKKLVRRERPSDDRRQVLCYITPVGLTLLRELDAPLKEQASQAVRSLAPPELNGLIRLLKLIRSST; encoded by the coding sequence ATGAAGTCCTTGCCAAATCCAGCAGCAGAGCAGGGAGGACACGCAGAACGAAAACTTAAGAGTCCTTCGCTGCAGCAGGAAGTTGTGATTGAGATATTGCGAACGGCGGCATATGTACGGCGGTTCGGTATGCATGTCTTTGAACAGCATGACATTACAAACCAGCAATACAACGTGCTTCGTATTTTACGGGGCGCTGATCCAGGAGGGCTTCCGACGTTGGATATTGCCGAGCGCATGATCGAGCAAACGCCGGGAATAACGAGGTTGCTTGACAGGCTTGAGATGAAGAAGCTTGTTCGTCGCGAACGTCCGTCGGACGACCGGCGGCAAGTGCTCTGTTATATCACTCCGGTCGGCCTCACCCTGCTCCGTGAACTTGACGCTCCATTGAAAGAGCAGGCCAGCCAGGCGGTGCGCTCGCTCGCTCCGCCCGAACTCAATGGACTTATCCGCCTGCTAAAGCTTATAAGGAGCAGCACCTAA
- a CDS encoding lactonase family protein: MKAITFVRAALALMVVIAGFISPAGRAVALEDTVAGSGRVYVMTNASDANVVVVYRRANDGSLTRLQEVSTGGQGSGVGVLPSPLPANPGPDPLQSQDAMVMTADGRFLLAVNAGSNEISSFVVTETGLRLVSKVSSGGVFPVSIAEHRGLVYALNEGESPDQTVGGTANIAGFRLSSRGELNSIANSSRTIGVDTGTSDILFSPSGDTLVVTEMFTNKLDVFHVSADGTSDSKTSITSNNPTPFGATFRDDNTLVVTEIDVITVNGRRMGVQNASTMSSYKLSGGSLQTISNAVPSNRTGSCWVRFSRDGGFAYTGDTGSGTISIYKVEVNGALSLAGFANSGGAFSAPLDLDVTPDGRFIYAITPFGLIANSPPILPAPANAGRIQGFRIESDGTLTPVATVGDLPFSMQGIVVR, translated from the coding sequence ATGAAAGCAATAACGTTTGTTCGGGCAGCCTTGGCCTTGATGGTTGTTATAGCAGGTTTTATTTCGCCGGCGGGCCGAGCTGTTGCCTTGGAAGACACTGTCGCCGGAAGCGGCAGAGTCTATGTAATGACGAATGCGAGCGACGCCAACGTGGTTGTAGTTTATCGCCGCGCTAATGATGGCTCACTCACACGTCTGCAGGAGGTTTCCACCGGAGGCCAGGGCAGCGGCGTGGGCGTATTGCCTTCGCCTCTACCGGCCAATCCGGGGCCGGATCCGCTGCAGTCGCAGGACGCAATGGTGATGACAGCGGACGGCCGTTTTCTGTTGGCGGTCAACGCGGGCAGCAACGAAATATCCTCCTTCGTAGTGACTGAAACCGGTCTGCGGCTGGTCTCCAAGGTCTCAAGCGGCGGCGTTTTTCCGGTAAGCATCGCCGAACACAGGGGCTTGGTATATGCCTTGAATGAGGGCGAGAGCCCCGACCAAACGGTGGGTGGAACCGCCAACATCGCCGGCTTCCGGCTGAGTTCCCGCGGTGAGTTAAATTCGATTGCAAACTCAAGCAGGACCATCGGTGTCGATACCGGCACTTCCGACATCCTGTTCAGCCCGAGTGGTGACACCCTCGTCGTGACGGAGATGTTCACCAACAAGCTCGATGTATTCCACGTTTCCGCGGACGGAACCTCGGACAGCAAGACGAGCATCACTTCCAACAATCCAACTCCCTTTGGGGCGACTTTCAGGGACGATAACACTCTGGTCGTAACCGAAATCGATGTCATTACCGTGAATGGCCGCCGCATGGGCGTCCAGAATGCTTCGACCATGTCGAGCTACAAGCTGTCCGGCGGCTCGCTTCAGACCATCAGCAATGCCGTTCCCAGCAATAGAACAGGAAGCTGCTGGGTGCGCTTCAGCCGTGATGGAGGGTTCGCCTACACCGGCGACACCGGCAGCGGCACTATCTCGATTTATAAGGTAGAGGTGAATGGCGCGCTTTCTCTTGCCGGGTTCGCCAACAGCGGTGGAGCTTTCAGCGCTCCTCTTGATCTGGACGTTACTCCGGACGGCCGGTTCATCTATGCGATCACTCCTTTCGGCTTGATCGCCAATTCGCCGCCCATTCTGCCCGCCCCCGCGAATGCAGGACGCATTCAGGGATTCAGGATTGAAAGCGATGGAACTTTGACTCCGGTGGCCACGGTCGGCGATCTCCCATTCAGTATGCAGGGAATCGTCGTCCGCTAA
- a CDS encoding alpha/beta hydrolase yields the protein MSLFASLPNRRDLQDQIQKSITGVLSPLPRPEWLPESVWPFQTASLKFEGCRLAVTDVGKGPVLLFVHTGMWSFIWRDVILRLSSEFRCVCFDAPGTGQSERLTVDSISLERASRAATAVICELGLRDIVLVFHDLGGLSGIAGAARTPERIRALCAVNAFAWRPSGISFLAMLTMMGSTLMREFDVLTQFAPHITKSSFGVGRNLDEPSRQAFFRGIGRQGIRAFHSYMRDARKSETIYDQVEHALAGPFKRLPLTTIFGENNDPLGFQPRWKQLYPDARQIVVAKGNHFPMCDAPDLVAGSIRKLYRDRVEPALKA from the coding sequence ATGAGTTTATTTGCCAGCCTGCCGAACCGGCGCGATCTGCAAGACCAGATTCAGAAATCGATAACCGGTGTCCTATCTCCTCTTCCTCGCCCGGAATGGCTTCCGGAAAGTGTTTGGCCGTTCCAGACGGCTTCCCTCAAATTTGAAGGCTGCAGGCTGGCCGTGACCGATGTCGGCAAAGGGCCGGTCCTGCTGTTCGTGCATACCGGAATGTGGTCTTTTATATGGCGCGATGTCATCCTGCGCCTCTCTTCCGAATTTCGTTGCGTCTGCTTTGACGCGCCGGGAACCGGGCAAAGTGAACGCCTAACGGTAGACAGCATCAGCCTGGAACGGGCCTCGCGGGCAGCCACGGCGGTCATTTGTGAGCTTGGTCTTCGTGATATTGTCCTTGTCTTCCACGATTTGGGCGGACTCTCCGGAATCGCCGGCGCGGCGCGCACTCCTGAGAGAATCCGGGCACTCTGCGCCGTAAATGCTTTTGCCTGGAGACCTTCTGGCATCTCCTTTCTCGCCATGCTCACCATGATGGGCAGCACATTGATGCGCGAATTCGATGTGTTGACGCAGTTTGCTCCCCACATCACCAAGAGTTCCTTCGGCGTTGGACGCAATTTGGATGAACCCAGCCGGCAAGCGTTTTTCAGAGGCATAGGGCGTCAGGGCATTCGTGCCTTCCATTCCTACATGCGTGATGCCCGTAAATCGGAGACGATCTATGACCAGGTGGAACATGCGCTTGCCGGTCCATTTAAGCGGCTTCCGCTGACCACAATTTTCGGCGAAAACAACGATCCGCTAGGGTTCCAGCCGCGCTGGAAACAACTTTACCCTGATGCGCGCCAGATAGTTGTTGCCAAAGGCAATCACTTCCCCATGTGCGATGCCCCGGACCTTGTAGCGGGCTCCATTCGTAAGCTCTACCGTGATCGCGTCGAGCCCGCATTGAAAGCGTAA